A DNA window from Bradyrhizobium sp. CCBAU 53421 contains the following coding sequences:
- a CDS encoding ABC transporter substrate-binding protein: MSKSLKALGLAVSALALSCLPAAAQTKVTNEGISPTEIVIGTHQDLSGPIKVWGVPVSNGMKMAVEEINAGGGINGRKIKMILEDNGYDPKKAVLASQKMVERDKVFAMIGPMGSPTVLAAQDILFDAGVLQLFPLTAAEFTFKFDPAKPQERLKFNNLLPYVESTRAALKYMMDWKNFKKPCIMHQDDEYGKNVLDGFTQQLGAMKVQPASVTSYKRGASDFSAQVAKMKSDGCDLVVLGTVIRETIGAMNEAKKLGWDVTFLGATPTNVLEVPALGKEAVEGLYAASGFEIPYEDTAKGKVKDWLVNYKKMFNSDANTQAIIGYNAVMTFAFYAQKAGKDLTGQKMLDALESGDKFLDIFSSPPTKFSKTDHLANTITQVQQVKGGRWVLVKDNLMF; encoded by the coding sequence ATGTCGAAATCGCTGAAGGCGCTGGGCCTTGCGGTGAGCGCGCTGGCGCTGTCCTGTCTGCCGGCGGCAGCCCAGACCAAGGTCACCAATGAAGGCATCTCGCCGACCGAGATCGTGATCGGAACACATCAGGACTTGTCCGGTCCGATCAAGGTCTGGGGCGTTCCGGTATCCAACGGCATGAAGATGGCGGTTGAGGAGATCAACGCCGGCGGCGGCATCAACGGCCGCAAGATCAAGATGATCCTGGAGGATAATGGTTACGACCCGAAGAAGGCCGTGCTGGCCTCGCAGAAGATGGTCGAGCGCGACAAGGTGTTCGCGATGATCGGCCCGATGGGCTCGCCGACCGTGCTCGCCGCGCAGGACATCCTGTTCGACGCCGGCGTGCTGCAGCTGTTCCCGCTGACCGCCGCCGAATTCACCTTCAAGTTCGATCCCGCCAAGCCGCAGGAGCGGCTGAAGTTCAACAACCTGCTGCCCTATGTCGAGAGCACGCGCGCCGCGCTCAAATACATGATGGACTGGAAGAACTTCAAGAAGCCCTGCATCATGCACCAGGACGACGAGTACGGTAAGAACGTGCTCGATGGCTTCACACAGCAGCTTGGCGCGATGAAGGTGCAGCCGGCCTCGGTCACGAGCTACAAGCGCGGGGCTTCCGATTTCTCGGCGCAGGTCGCCAAGATGAAGTCCGACGGCTGCGACCTCGTCGTGCTCGGCACCGTGATCCGCGAGACCATCGGCGCGATGAACGAGGCCAAGAAGCTCGGCTGGGACGTGACCTTCCTCGGCGCCACCCCGACCAACGTGCTCGAAGTGCCGGCGCTCGGCAAGGAAGCCGTCGAAGGGCTCTACGCGGCGTCGGGCTTCGAGATCCCCTACGAGGACACGGCCAAGGGCAAGGTCAAGGACTGGCTGGTCAACTACAAGAAGATGTTCAACTCCGACGCCAATACGCAGGCGATCATCGGCTACAATGCGGTGATGACGTTTGCCTTCTACGCCCAGAAGGCGGGCAAGGATCTCACCGGCCAGAAGATGCTGGACGCGCTGGAGTCAGGCGACAAGTTCCTCGACATCTTCAGCTCGCCGCCGACCAAGTTCTCCAAGACCGATCATCTCGCCAACACCATCACCCAGGTGCAGCAGGTCAAGGGCGGCCGTTGGGTGCTGGTGAAGGATAATTTGATGTTCTGA
- a CDS encoding transglutaminase-like cysteine peptidase, whose translation MGNSLRSFALRAVMLGFGLVIAAPIAELNAASLLSPGPASLLRKSTEPFGLATSLLAGGGLHDKWLGVQRQLADELAQLATCESDRAGCASPEALRFLAIVDAGRARNGRARLGEINRAINLAIRPGSDLATYGEPDVWATPLATFARGSGDCEDYAIAKFVALGKAGVAPEDLRIVVMHDLLGGEDHAVVAARLDGHWLTLDNRRMAMIEDADIRSFRPTFVIDQNGVSRYVDAPLVAEAAWRPAARMN comes from the coding sequence ATGGGTAACTCGCTTCGCTCGTTTGCGCTGCGCGCTGTCATGCTGGGTTTCGGCCTGGTGATCGCCGCACCAATTGCCGAGCTCAATGCTGCCTCGCTGCTTTCGCCCGGCCCTGCCTCCCTGCTCAGAAAGTCGACCGAACCGTTTGGCCTTGCGACCAGCCTGCTTGCCGGCGGCGGCCTGCACGACAAATGGCTCGGCGTGCAGCGCCAGCTTGCCGACGAATTGGCGCAGCTCGCGACCTGCGAGAGCGACCGCGCCGGGTGTGCTTCGCCGGAGGCGCTGCGGTTCCTGGCGATCGTCGATGCCGGACGCGCGCGCAACGGCCGCGCCCGTCTCGGCGAGATCAACCGCGCGATCAATCTAGCGATCCGCCCGGGCAGCGATCTTGCAACCTATGGCGAGCCCGACGTCTGGGCCACACCGCTCGCCACCTTTGCCCGCGGCAGCGGCGATTGCGAGGACTATGCGATCGCGAAATTCGTGGCGCTCGGCAAGGCCGGCGTCGCGCCGGAAGATTTGCGCATCGTCGTGATGCATGACCTGCTCGGCGGCGAGGACCATGCCGTGGTCGCGGCGCGGCTCGACGGCCACTGGCTGACGCTCGACAACCGCCGCATGGCGATGATCGAGGATGCCGACATCAGGAGTTTTCGGCCGACCTTCGTGATCGACCAGAACGGCGTCAGCCGTTACGTCGATGCGCCGCTCGTTGCCGAGGCCGCGTGGCGGCCGGCGGCGCGGATGAACTGA
- a CDS encoding VCBS domain-containing protein, with amino-acid sequence MNFVEKFDGHLPNVDAYARGSVHVDSVSTHAPPGAITVDDGQLLFTGDFKRTGLDLVISKDDRELVLHDYFRGEKRAALASPEGAHLTGDLVKALTGYTQYAQAGGAAEPAKVIGHVTKLTGSATAIRNGVAVVLNQGDNVNKGDVVQSGGDSTVGITFIDGTVFGLGPNAKMVLNEMIYDPNGSSNSSLMSLVSGTISFVAGATAKHGDMKVDTPVATMGIRGTAVLVEIDFDVQGTGGVPPAKFQVLVEPDGTTGSYILFDKTTLNPIATVDQAGTQTIVNGQGSVSFVSSAQLSTDAQKLISDVFALKFTDNSNPNTKLTTNFTDSVVPVTIGLKLATGDVIVPTSFLLGLTNNSGSQSAPIKSDHIAGAPHVVTQDGAITEQPGQTHSTQPDTVSGQITWVDVNLGDKPTAIVNFSAFSYHDAGGNDVTSSLTAAERAAIAAVEIPVQLDPNPLNSNIGSATWTYSLADGAFDFLAAGETLTLTYMVRVDNNYPLSNETAFKTFTITITGTNDTPVVTSAAQVGSITELAWTTNSAAPDTAHGTVTFTDADLTDTHTVTITGVTAAGFTAGIPNQATMLSWLSLGTLADSTDGVTGSRAWTFSAADKSFDYLATGETLTLTYTIQIDDHHGGVVTVPVTITIVGTDDRPVITSPTQAAAITEAEGVTGSVNPDTASGTVTFTDVDLSDTHSVTVAGVTETGVTTGLPDQATILSWLSLGTLKDSTGGVTGSNAWTFSAADKNFDYLAAGEKLTLTYLIQVDDHHGGVVTQPVTITITGTNDVPTFTSEPSTTSVPEAIGETGSTKPDVAQGVVAFADVDLSDTHTVSITGVAESGTTTGLPEDESTVLNWLSLGTLTDSTGHVNGSQAWTFSAADQNFDYLAAGETLTLTYTIQIDDHHGGVISQPVTITVVGSNDTPTVTSEPQTAIIPEQPDTTGSLKADSASGTVTFTDVDLSDTHALTIIGVAESGATAGLSEDESTILNWLSLGTLTDATHGAIGSQAWTFSAADQNFDYLAAGESLTLTYTIQIDDHHGGVITTPVTITINGANDAPTLADVNAGTLTDTAAYDTFSPLTGALHGHDVDDGETATLTYAALNSDHVAVNSPIAGLYGSLTVNADGTYSYVPDAAAINALAKGTYADTFTVETIDTHGATGTATLTVDVVGANDAPVIHADNISITDNPNGTETISGLTVTDVDAGANENFTLAAATNPGSGSSVAPPALLGHLPDINTALGSPGLVYNPGQTPPATDKIALSVTDGNGASDTVNLIFNVQQNPSQPVTLTGTGDKDVFFGSGYQDKFVFAPNFNHDTILNFTPGQDQIDLSAIVSTSTFSSWFDQNVTTSPTNSADTLITIDSADTITLHNVSKASLSQNDFIIHYT; translated from the coding sequence GTGAACTTTGTCGAGAAATTCGACGGCCATTTGCCGAACGTGGACGCTTATGCCCGCGGATCGGTGCATGTCGACAGCGTTTCCACGCACGCGCCGCCCGGCGCGATCACCGTCGACGACGGACAATTGCTGTTCACCGGCGACTTCAAGCGGACGGGGCTCGATCTCGTCATCTCGAAGGACGATCGGGAACTCGTCCTTCACGACTATTTCAGGGGTGAGAAACGCGCGGCCCTGGCTTCGCCTGAAGGCGCGCATCTCACCGGCGATCTCGTCAAAGCGCTCACCGGCTACACCCAATATGCGCAGGCCGGCGGCGCCGCCGAGCCGGCCAAGGTCATCGGTCATGTCACCAAGCTGACGGGCAGCGCCACCGCAATCCGCAACGGCGTCGCCGTTGTCCTCAACCAGGGCGACAACGTCAACAAGGGTGACGTAGTTCAGTCCGGCGGCGACTCGACGGTCGGCATCACCTTCATCGACGGCACCGTGTTCGGTCTCGGGCCGAACGCCAAGATGGTGCTGAACGAGATGATCTACGACCCGAACGGGTCGAGCAATTCGTCGCTGATGAGCCTCGTCTCGGGCACGATCTCGTTCGTTGCCGGCGCGACCGCCAAGCATGGCGACATGAAGGTCGATACGCCGGTCGCGACCATGGGCATTCGCGGCACCGCGGTGCTGGTCGAGATCGATTTTGACGTGCAGGGCACGGGTGGCGTGCCGCCGGCCAAATTCCAGGTGCTGGTCGAGCCCGACGGCACCACCGGTTCCTACATCCTGTTCGACAAGACGACGCTCAATCCGATCGCGACCGTCGATCAGGCCGGCACCCAGACCATCGTCAACGGCCAGGGCAGCGTCAGCTTCGTCTCGTCGGCGCAACTGTCGACCGATGCGCAGAAGCTGATCTCCGACGTCTTCGCGCTGAAGTTCACCGACAATTCGAATCCCAACACCAAGCTCACGACCAACTTCACCGACAGCGTCGTGCCGGTCACGATCGGATTGAAACTCGCCACCGGCGACGTCATCGTGCCGACCAGCTTCCTGCTGGGGTTGACCAACAATTCCGGATCGCAGAGCGCGCCCATCAAGTCCGACCACATCGCCGGGGCGCCGCATGTCGTGACCCAGGATGGGGCGATCACCGAACAGCCCGGGCAGACCCATAGCACGCAGCCCGACACGGTGAGCGGCCAGATCACCTGGGTGGACGTCAATCTCGGCGACAAGCCGACTGCAATCGTCAACTTCAGCGCGTTCAGTTACCACGACGCCGGCGGCAACGATGTCACCTCGTCGCTGACGGCGGCCGAGCGGGCGGCGATCGCGGCGGTCGAGATCCCGGTGCAGCTCGACCCCAATCCGCTGAACAGCAACATCGGCTCGGCGACCTGGACCTACAGCCTTGCCGACGGCGCCTTCGACTTCCTCGCCGCCGGCGAGACGTTGACGCTCACTTACATGGTGCGCGTCGACAACAACTACCCGCTGAGCAACGAGACCGCATTCAAGACCTTCACCATCACGATCACCGGCACCAACGACACGCCGGTCGTGACGTCCGCGGCACAGGTCGGTTCGATCACCGAACTCGCATGGACGACGAATTCCGCCGCGCCCGATACGGCGCATGGCACGGTGACGTTTACCGATGCTGATTTGACCGACACGCACACGGTCACCATCACCGGCGTCACCGCGGCCGGCTTCACTGCCGGAATCCCCAACCAGGCGACTATGCTGAGCTGGCTGTCGCTGGGCACGCTGGCCGATTCGACCGACGGGGTGACGGGATCGCGCGCCTGGACGTTCTCGGCCGCCGACAAGAGCTTCGACTATCTCGCCACCGGCGAGACGCTGACGCTGACCTACACGATCCAGATCGACGACCATCATGGTGGCGTCGTCACGGTCCCCGTCACGATCACGATCGTCGGCACCGACGACAGGCCGGTGATCACCTCGCCGACCCAGGCGGCCGCCATCACCGAGGCCGAGGGCGTGACCGGTTCGGTGAATCCGGATACCGCGTCCGGCACCGTGACGTTCACCGATGTCGATCTCAGCGACACCCATAGCGTGACGGTGGCCGGGGTCACCGAAACCGGCGTGACTACGGGGCTTCCCGATCAGGCGACGATCCTGAGCTGGCTGTCGCTCGGCACGTTGAAGGATTCGACCGGCGGCGTCACCGGATCCAATGCCTGGACGTTCTCGGCCGCCGACAAGAATTTCGACTATCTGGCTGCGGGTGAGAAGCTGACGCTCACCTACCTGATCCAGGTCGACGACCACCATGGCGGCGTCGTCACCCAGCCGGTCACGATCACCATCACGGGCACCAACGACGTCCCGACGTTCACATCGGAACCGTCGACCACCTCGGTCCCCGAGGCGATCGGCGAGACCGGCTCGACCAAGCCGGACGTGGCACAAGGCGTGGTGGCGTTTGCCGACGTCGATCTCAGCGACACCCATACCGTGTCCATTACCGGCGTCGCGGAATCCGGAACGACCACGGGCCTGCCCGAGGACGAGTCCACGGTCCTGAACTGGCTTTCGCTTGGGACGCTGACGGATTCGACCGGCCATGTGAACGGATCGCAGGCCTGGACCTTCTCGGCCGCGGACCAGAATTTCGACTATCTCGCCGCCGGCGAGACCCTGACGCTGACCTACACGATCCAGATCGACGACCACCATGGCGGCGTGATCAGCCAACCGGTGACGATCACGGTCGTCGGCAGCAATGATACGCCAACCGTGACGTCGGAGCCGCAGACGGCCATCATCCCCGAGCAGCCCGACACGACGGGTTCGTTGAAGGCGGACAGCGCCTCGGGCACCGTGACGTTCACCGATGTTGATCTCAGCGACACCCACGCCCTGACCATCATCGGCGTCGCCGAATCCGGCGCGACCGCGGGCCTGTCCGAGGACGAGTCCACGATCCTGAACTGGCTGTCGCTGGGTACGCTGACGGATGCGACCCATGGCGCGATCGGATCGCAGGCCTGGACCTTCTCGGCCGCGGATCAGAATTTCGACTATCTCGCCGCGGGCGAGTCGCTGACGCTGACCTACACGATCCAGATCGACGACCACCATGGCGGCGTCATCACCACGCCCGTGACGATCACGATCAACGGCGCCAATGACGCGCCGACGCTAGCCGACGTCAACGCCGGCACGCTCACCGATACCGCGGCCTACGACACGTTCAGCCCGCTCACCGGCGCGCTGCACGGCCATGACGTCGACGATGGCGAGACGGCGACGCTGACCTATGCCGCCCTCAATTCGGACCACGTCGCGGTCAATTCGCCGATCGCGGGCCTCTACGGCTCGCTCACCGTCAATGCCGACGGCACCTACAGCTATGTTCCCGACGCTGCCGCGATCAACGCGCTGGCCAAGGGCACCTATGCCGACACGTTCACCGTCGAGACCATCGATACGCATGGCGCGACCGGGACCGCGACGCTGACGGTCGATGTCGTCGGCGCCAACGACGCGCCGGTGATCCATGCCGACAACATCAGCATCACCGACAATCCCAACGGGACCGAAACGATCTCCGGCCTGACGGTCACGGATGTCGATGCCGGCGCCAACGAGAACTTCACCCTGGCGGCCGCGACGAACCCCGGTTCGGGCAGCAGCGTCGCGCCGCCGGCGCTGCTCGGCCATCTCCCGGATATCAACACCGCGCTCGGGTCACCGGGCCTTGTCTACAACCCCGGCCAGACCCCGCCGGCGACCGACAAGATCGCGCTCTCCGTGACTGACGGCAACGGCGCGAGCGATACGGTCAACCTGATCTTCAACGTCCAGCAAAATCCGTCCCAGCCGGTGACGCTGACGGGCACCGGCGACAAGGACGTGTTCTTCGGATCGGGTTATCAGGACAAGTTCGTGTTTGCGCCGAACTTCAATCACGACACGATCCTGAACTTCACGCCGGGCCAGGACCAGATCGACCTGTCCGCGATTGTCTCAACGAGCACCTTCAGCAGCTGGTTCGATCAGAATGTGACGACGTCGCCGACGAATTCGGCGGATACGCTGATCACGATCGACAGTGCAGACACGATCACGTTGCACAATGTCTCGAAGGCGAGCCTGTCCCAGAACGACTTCATCATTCATTATACGTGA
- a CDS encoding CHASE2 domain-containing protein, with product MRRLRAIRRWFGRRFGYARLACVALLIGIAALRVVDPAPVQELRVRTFDTFQVIEPRQKTARPVTIVDIDEKSLADPRLGQWPWPRTRLADIVTNLTRLGAVVIAFDAVFSEPDRLNPDIAADTFSNLDEEMRARLRQLPSNDSIFAEAIKNSRVVLGESGGPNVRADLNERLPVTGLATLGEEPQPFMFMFPGLLRNVPALEEAAAGRGLFTIRPERDGIVRRVPMIMVAQGVTMPSLSFEMLRVASGSGTILIKADKAGIKSLGLKGFAIPTDLHGQLWIHYARRDPSIYVSAVDVLDGRVPPDRIAGKLIVIGTSAVGLNDIKTTPVTPAMPGVEVHAQVLESALTGDVVSQPNYGIGIEFFAALIMGLLVIAFAPKFGPITLVVVGGMFASVLTGTSWYFYSQHRLLIDFTYPLMSTTAIYLTLIFSAFVREQQQRRQIRSQFVQYMSPALVEQLAQSPERLVLGGEEREMTIMFSDMRGFTTISETYKRDPQGLTALMNRFLTPLTNVILARKGYIDKYMGDAIMAFWNAPLDDKQHHLNACEAALDMLQQVGELNQTREQEAKEGGHVYVPLNIGVGLNTGTCVVGNMGSDLKFNYSVLGDSVNLAARLEGQSKEYGFPIIVGSKTALAVKERFAILELDFIMVKGKKEPEVIYAIAGREDVAGSGRFQRLRNLTIEMLACYRSRDWDGALAAIERGRKTDEAQALQYLYRLYEARIRAFQKEPPPDDWDGAFALTTK from the coding sequence ATGAGACGGCTGAGGGCGATACGAAGGTGGTTCGGACGGCGCTTCGGCTACGCGCGGCTGGCCTGCGTGGCGCTCTTGATCGGCATTGCTGCGCTGCGGGTCGTGGATCCGGCTCCGGTGCAGGAGCTTCGCGTCCGGACCTTCGACACATTCCAGGTGATCGAGCCGCGTCAGAAGACCGCGCGACCCGTCACCATCGTCGATATCGACGAAAAGAGCCTCGCCGACCCCCGGCTCGGGCAATGGCCGTGGCCGCGAACGCGGCTCGCCGACATCGTCACCAATCTCACTCGGCTCGGCGCCGTGGTGATCGCGTTCGACGCGGTGTTCTCCGAGCCGGATCGCCTCAACCCGGACATCGCGGCCGATACGTTCAGTAATCTCGACGAGGAAATGCGTGCCAGGCTGCGGCAGTTGCCGAGCAACGACAGCATCTTTGCCGAAGCCATCAAGAACTCGCGCGTGGTGCTCGGCGAATCCGGTGGCCCCAATGTGCGCGCCGACCTCAACGAAAGGCTTCCGGTCACCGGGCTTGCGACGCTCGGTGAGGAGCCGCAGCCTTTCATGTTCATGTTTCCGGGCTTGCTACGCAATGTGCCGGCGCTGGAGGAGGCCGCCGCAGGCCGCGGCCTGTTCACGATCAGGCCGGAGCGCGACGGCATCGTGCGCCGCGTCCCGATGATCATGGTGGCGCAAGGCGTCACCATGCCGTCGCTGAGCTTCGAGATGCTGCGGGTAGCGAGTGGCTCGGGTACGATCCTGATCAAAGCCGACAAGGCCGGTATCAAGAGCCTGGGCCTCAAGGGCTTCGCGATCCCGACCGATCTTCACGGCCAGCTCTGGATCCACTACGCCCGCCGCGATCCCTCGATCTATGTCTCGGCCGTCGACGTACTGGACGGGCGCGTGCCACCGGACAGAATTGCCGGCAAGCTGATCGTGATCGGCACCTCGGCGGTCGGGCTGAACGACATCAAGACCACGCCCGTGACGCCGGCAATGCCTGGTGTCGAGGTTCATGCCCAGGTGCTGGAGAGCGCGCTGACCGGCGACGTCGTTTCGCAGCCGAACTACGGCATCGGCATCGAGTTCTTCGCGGCGCTGATCATGGGGCTGCTTGTGATCGCCTTCGCGCCGAAGTTCGGTCCGATCACGCTGGTCGTCGTCGGTGGGATGTTTGCCTCGGTGCTGACCGGCACGTCCTGGTATTTCTATTCTCAGCACCGGCTCCTGATCGACTTCACCTATCCGCTGATGTCGACCACGGCGATCTACCTCACGCTGATCTTCTCTGCCTTCGTGCGCGAACAACAGCAGCGCCGGCAGATCAGATCGCAATTCGTGCAGTATATGTCACCCGCGCTGGTCGAGCAGCTGGCGCAGTCGCCGGAACGGCTCGTGCTCGGCGGCGAAGAGCGCGAGATGACCATCATGTTCTCGGACATGCGCGGCTTCACCACGATCTCGGAAACCTACAAGCGCGATCCGCAGGGGCTCACGGCGCTGATGAACCGCTTCCTCACGCCGCTCACCAACGTGATTCTCGCCCGCAAGGGCTATATCGACAAGTACATGGGCGACGCCATCATGGCGTTCTGGAATGCGCCGCTCGACGACAAGCAGCACCACCTCAACGCCTGCGAGGCCGCGCTCGACATGCTGCAGCAGGTCGGCGAGCTCAACCAGACGCGCGAGCAGGAGGCCAAGGAAGGTGGCCACGTCTATGTGCCGCTCAATATCGGCGTCGGCCTCAACACCGGCACCTGCGTGGTGGGCAACATGGGGTCCGATCTCAAGTTCAATTATTCGGTGTTGGGCGATAGCGTCAATCTGGCCGCGCGCCTGGAGGGGCAGTCCAAGGAGTACGGCTTCCCGATCATCGTGGGATCGAAGACTGCACTTGCGGTGAAAGAGAGGTTTGCGATCCTCGAGCTCGACTTCATCATGGTCAAGGGCAAGAAGGAGCCCGAGGTGATCTACGCCATTGCCGGCCGCGAGGACGTGGCCGGTTCCGGCCGCTTCCAGCGGCTGCGCAACCTGACCATCGAGATGCTCGCCTGCTACCGCAGCCGCGATTGGGACGGCGCGCTCGCCGCGATCGAGCGCGGCCGCAAGACCGACGAGGCGCAGGCGCTGCAATATCTCTACCGCCTCTACGAGGCGCGCATCCGCGCCTTCCAGAAGGAGCCGCCGCCGGACGATTGGGACGGCGCCTTCGCGTTGACGACGAAGTAA
- a CDS encoding ABC transporter substrate-binding protein: MAAMALALTMGWPAISARADSIVRYGISMADIPLTTGQPDRGAGAYQFTAYTIYDPLVAWEMDVADRPGKLVPGLATEWKVDDNDKTKWRFTLRKGVKFHDGSDFNADAVIWNLDKVLNDKAPQFDKRQSAQVKTRLPSVASYAKIDDFTIEITTKTVDSFFPYQMLWFLVSSPAQYEKLGGNWDKFASQPSGTGPFKLTKLVPRELAELTKNPDYWDKKRLAKVDKMILIPMPEALTRTNALLAGQVDLIETPAPDAVPQLKAAGMRIVDNVTPHVWNYHLSVLPGSPWTDIRLRKALNLAIDRDAVVGLMNGLAKPAKGQVDPSSPWFGKPTFELKYDLAAARKLVEEAGYSKDKPLKTTFIIAQGGTGQMLSLPMNEFLQQSFKEIGIDIDFKVVELETLYSHWRKGAADEMNAGITANNIAYVTSDPLYAIVRFFHSGQVAPTGVNWGGYKNPKVDALIDEAKQTFDSAKQDALLAQAHALIVDDAALVWVVHDTNPHALSPKVKTFVQAQHWFQDLTQIGLE, from the coding sequence ATGGCGGCAATGGCGCTTGCCCTGACCATGGGCTGGCCGGCCATCTCAGCGCGGGCAGATTCCATTGTGCGCTACGGCATCTCGATGGCCGACATTCCGCTGACGACGGGCCAGCCCGATCGCGGCGCCGGCGCCTATCAGTTCACGGCCTACACGATCTACGATCCGCTGGTGGCCTGGGAGATGGACGTTGCCGACCGGCCGGGCAAACTGGTGCCCGGGCTTGCGACCGAATGGAAGGTCGATGACAACGACAAGACAAAATGGCGCTTCACCCTGCGTAAGGGCGTCAAATTCCACGACGGCAGCGATTTCAACGCCGACGCGGTGATCTGGAATCTCGACAAGGTGCTGAACGACAAGGCACCGCAATTCGACAAGCGGCAGAGCGCCCAGGTCAAGACCCGCCTGCCCTCAGTCGCGAGCTACGCCAAGATCGACGACTTCACCATCGAGATCACGACCAAGACGGTCGACTCCTTCTTCCCCTACCAGATGCTCTGGTTCCTGGTCTCCAGCCCCGCGCAATATGAGAAGCTCGGCGGGAACTGGGACAAGTTCGCCAGCCAGCCCTCCGGCACCGGCCCGTTCAAGCTGACCAAGCTGGTGCCGCGCGAACTCGCCGAGCTGACCAAGAACCCGGACTATTGGGACAAGAAGCGGCTTGCGAAGGTCGACAAGATGATCTTGATCCCGATGCCGGAGGCGCTGACCCGTACCAACGCGCTGCTGGCCGGCCAGGTCGACCTGATCGAAACACCGGCGCCCGACGCCGTGCCGCAGCTCAAGGCCGCCGGCATGAGGATCGTCGACAACGTGACGCCGCATGTCTGGAATTATCACCTGAGCGTGCTGCCGGGCTCGCCCTGGACCGACATCCGGCTGCGCAAGGCACTTAATCTCGCGATCGACCGCGATGCGGTGGTTGGCCTGATGAATGGCCTCGCCAAGCCGGCCAAGGGCCAGGTCGATCCGTCGAGTCCATGGTTCGGCAAGCCGACGTTCGAACTGAAATATGACCTCGCGGCCGCCAGGAAGCTGGTGGAGGAAGCCGGCTACTCCAAGGACAAGCCACTGAAGACGACCTTCATCATCGCCCAAGGCGGCACCGGGCAGATGCTATCGCTGCCGATGAACGAATTCCTGCAGCAGAGCTTCAAGGAGATCGGCATCGATATCGACTTCAAGGTGGTCGAGCTCGAGACGCTCTATTCGCACTGGCGCAAGGGCGCGGCCGACGAGATGAACGCCGGCATCACTGCCAACAACATCGCCTATGTCACCTCGGATCCGCTCTACGCCATCGTGCGGTTCTTTCATTCCGGCCAGGTAGCGCCGACCGGCGTCAACTGGGGCGGCTACAAGAATCCGAAGGTCGACGCGCTGATCGACGAGGCCAAGCAGACCTTCGACAGCGCCAAGCAGGATGCGCTGCTGGCGCAGGCGCACGCGCTGATCGTCGACGACGCCGCGCTGGTGTGGGTGGTGCACGACACCAACCCCCACGCGCTGTCGCCGAAGGTGAAGACCTTCGTACAGGCGCAGCACTGGTTCCAGGACCTGACGCAGATCGGGCTGGAGTAA